One region of Jatrophihabitans cynanchi genomic DNA includes:
- a CDS encoding ATP-binding protein, which yields MSAIEVRHEPTSAGLVRRRVGADLAERGIEPESIDEVVLVLSELVGNAVRHTPRADDGPLAVRWELDPDGVTVEVTDASTEPPRPRTPGSTEPSGRGLQIVAAVSDDWGVVPLRSGKRVWAHVPVHRVASIS from the coding sequence GTGTCCGCCATTGAGGTCCGGCACGAGCCGACCAGCGCGGGGCTGGTGCGCCGCAGGGTCGGCGCCGACCTCGCCGAGCGCGGCATCGAACCGGAGTCCATCGACGAGGTGGTGCTGGTCCTCAGCGAGCTCGTCGGCAACGCCGTCCGGCACACGCCGAGGGCGGACGACGGCCCGCTCGCCGTCCGCTGGGAGCTCGATCCGGACGGGGTGACGGTGGAGGTCACCGACGCCAGCACCGAACCGCCGCGCCCGCGTACGCCCGGCAGCACCGAACCGTCCGGCCGTGGGCTGCAGATCGTGGCCGCGGTGTCCGACGACTGGGGCGTTGTGCCGCTGCGTTCCGGCAAGCGGGTCTGGGCGCACGTGCCGGTGCACCGCGTCGCGTCGATTTCTTGA
- a CDS encoding glycerophosphodiester phosphodiesterase, producing MRPRAARAAIEPPDRPLIVAHRGASLDVAEHTLAAYLSAIESGADALECDVRLTRDGHLVCVHDRTVNRTSDGRGVVSEFDLAALSALDFSSWHGDLPASADDLVNAAPYLSGVAPDLVTLSGGVLTLERLLELVRDADRRVGLLIETKHPTRYGGLVEKELVELLRRFGWAGRAGPGESLREPADLSNPVTVMSFAPTALRRVKLLAPDIPTVLLMERLYPVRREGMLPAGVPIAGPGLHLLRADPGFVARAHARGHRVYVWTVDDPADVEHVLRLGVDTIITNRPAEVIAQVDGV from the coding sequence GTGAGACCCCGCGCAGCCCGCGCCGCGATCGAGCCGCCGGACCGGCCGCTGATCGTCGCCCACCGCGGCGCGTCACTCGACGTGGCCGAGCACACCCTGGCTGCCTACCTCAGCGCGATCGAGTCCGGGGCGGACGCGCTGGAGTGCGACGTGCGGCTCACCCGGGACGGGCACCTGGTCTGCGTGCACGACCGCACGGTGAACCGGACCTCGGACGGCCGCGGTGTGGTCAGCGAGTTCGACCTGGCAGCACTCAGCGCGCTGGACTTCTCGTCATGGCACGGCGACCTGCCCGCCTCGGCCGACGACCTGGTGAACGCGGCGCCGTACCTGTCCGGTGTCGCGCCCGACCTGGTGACGCTGTCCGGCGGCGTGCTCACGCTGGAGCGGCTGCTCGAACTGGTCCGCGACGCCGACCGCCGGGTGGGGCTGCTGATCGAGACCAAGCACCCGACCCGCTACGGCGGGCTGGTCGAGAAGGAGCTCGTCGAGCTGCTGCGCCGCTTCGGCTGGGCCGGGCGAGCCGGACCCGGGGAGTCGCTGCGCGAACCGGCCGACCTGAGCAACCCGGTGACCGTGATGAGTTTCGCGCCCACCGCGCTGCGCCGGGTCAAGCTGCTCGCGCCGGACATCCCCACGGTGCTGCTGATGGAGCGGCTGTATCCGGTGCGCCGCGAGGGGATGCTGCCGGCCGGCGTCCCGATCGCCGGACCCGGCCTGCACCTGCTGCGCGCCGATCCGGGCTTCGTCGCCCGGGCGCACGCCCGCGGGCACCGGGTCTACGTCTGGACGGTCGACGATCCCGCCGACGTCGAGCACGTGCTGCGCCTGGGGGTCGACACGATCATCACCAACCGCCCCGCCGAGGTGATCGCCCAGGTGGACGGGGTGTGA